A portion of the Lolium rigidum isolate FL_2022 chromosome 1, APGP_CSIRO_Lrig_0.1, whole genome shotgun sequence genome contains these proteins:
- the LOC124668129 gene encoding protein DECREASED SIZE EXCLUSION LIMIT 1-like, with protein MSNPEKPRRRPSPDPVAVLRGHRAAVNDTCFHPTLPLLFSGAADGELRVWDTARHRTVSSIWAHGGAAGVYSIASGAGLGNMIVSQGRDGLCKGWVIEEAGLSRRPIFTISTSTYHFCKLSLVKVPCSAHGIQSGLSCSNSDTEPHRVLSGENAGSRDANPAGATQEYEQGSSSDGQNILAIAGQESSEIELWDIKSSRKIMCLPQRCSANVTVHPTKQRGLCMAVQAFIPCESGGYINILSSYEDGSTLWWDVRNPGSPLSSVKYHSESALSIAIDGLCTGGISGGADSKIAMFTLDHQKGTFSLRNEIEIERSGITGIAIRPDNKITATAGWDHRIRVYNYSKGNALAVLKYHSATCNAVAFSHDCKLMASCSADTTVALWELYPPKTPSKVDIATEEVEK; from the exons ATGTCCAACCCAGAaaagccgcgccgccgcccctcgccggaccCCGTGGCGGTTCTCcggggccaccgcgccgccgtcaACGACACCTGCTTCCACCCTACTCTGCCGCTCCTCTTCTCCGG CGCGGCTGACGGAGAACTCAGAGTCTGGGACACGGCGAGGCACCGCACGGTCTCCTCCATCTG GGCTCATGGCGGAGCGGCTGGGGTGTATTCGATCGCTTCTGGCGCCGGACTTGGGAACATGATTGTTAG CCAGGGCAGGGATGGTTTGTGCAAAGGATGGGTTATTGAAGAAGCTGGGCTCTCACG GAGGCCCATATTTACAATCAGTACAAGTACATACCATTTCTGCAAGTTGTCACTGGTTAAGGTTCCCTGTTCTGCACATGGCATACAATCTGGCTTGAGTTGCTCTAATAGTGACACTGAGCCACACAGAGTACTTAGTGGAGAAAATGCAGGATCACGTGATGCAAATCCTGCAGGGGCAACCCAAGAATACGAACAAG GCAGTTCCTCGGATGGACAAAATATATTGGCAATCGCTGGTCAAGAATCTTCCGAG ATTGAACTTTGGGACATTAAAAGTTCAAGGAAGATAATGTGCTTGCCGCAAAGATGCAGTGCTAATGTGACAGTTCACCCTACCAAGCAAAGAG GTCTGTGCATGGCCGTGCAAGCTTTCATCCCATGCGAATCTGGAGGCTATATAAATATTTTATCGAG TTATGAAGATGGAAGCACTCTTTGGTGGGATGTACGAAATCCTGGGTCACCTTTATCTTCAGTGAAATATCATTCGGAATCAG CTTTATCCATTGCTATCGATGGGTTATGCACCGGTGGGATCTCAGGAGGCGCTGATAGTAAAATAGCCATGTTCACCCTTGATCATCAGAAG GGCACATTTTCTCTCAGGAATGAGATAGAAATTGAGCGATCTGGTATAACCGGCATTGCGATTCGTCCAGATAACAAGATTACAGCAACCGCTGGTTGGGATCACAG GATTCGAGTGTATAACTACAGTAAAGGAAATGCTCTGGCAGTTCTGAAGTATCACAGCGCTACG TGTAATGCGGTGGCTTTCTCACATGACTGCAAATTGATGGCCTCCTGCTCGGCGGATACCACGGTTGCATTATGGGAGCTGTATCCTCCCAAAACACCCAGCAAAGTTGACATTGCAACAGAGGAGGTTGAGAAATAG